Proteins encoded within one genomic window of Scomber japonicus isolate fScoJap1 chromosome 16, fScoJap1.pri, whole genome shotgun sequence:
- the foxo3a gene encoding forkhead box protein O3a, whose amino-acid sequence MAEALSNGNEPPLNVEIDPDFEPQKRPRSCTWPLPRPESGAGKPGTNDTDVIPEEEDDEGGSTESDATQKGSGGVKAREPYRSSASQPVEVQRGHSKEEAADGSPSSSQTPAAAAGGSASQQLRKSSARRNAWGNYSYADLITQAIESSPEKRLTLSQIYDWMVRSVPYFKDKGDSNSSAGWKNSIRHNLSLHSRFVKVQNEGTGKSSWWMVNPEGGKGGKAPRRRAVSMDNSKYIKGARGRATKKKASLQAAQDGSSESSSSLSKWTGSPTSRSSDELDAWTDFRSRTNSNASTLSGRLSPILANLELDEVPDDDSPLSPMLYSSPSSMSPSTGPTGLSDLAGTMNLNDRLSDNLMDDLLDNISLTASQQPPPGEEDNGANGQGSSVFTFSCSGSSLGSPSGSYGPNPLFSPPSITSLRQSPMQTIQENKQTTFSCMSHFSDHQTLQDLLSLDSHSPSNVLLTQSDPLMSQASTAITLQNSRRNAMLLRKDHLLVNHTTAGQAQSSSVPGWQAGLSTSDNGGLGLSGEAGHPSVKQPHLKSPSKNASMQLGSGLSGQDRFPADLDLDVFNGSLECDMDSIIRNELMDADCLDLSFDSRLTSAQNANRNSGSFSSSKQTSPQSWVPS is encoded by the exons ATGGCTGAGGCGCTGAGCAATGGCAACGAGCCTCCTCTAAACGTGGAGATAGATCCTGATTTCGAGCCCCAGAAGAGGCCACGGTCCTGCACTTGGCCGCTGCCCCGACCGGAGTCTGGTGCAGGCAAGCCCGGGACAAATGACACTGACGTAATCCCcgaagaagaggatgatgagggTGGCAGCACGGAGAGCGACGCCACGCAAAAAGGCAGCGGTGGTGTCAAAGCCCGGGAGCCGTACAGGAGCTCCGCCTCGCAGCCTGTGGAGGTCCAGCGTGGACACAGCAAGGAGGAGGCCGCCGATGGCTCGCCTTCCTCCTCGCAGACCCCCGCTGCGGCTGCGGGCGGCTCTGCCTCCCAGCAGCTGAGGAAGTCCTCCGCCCGCAGGAACGCCTGGGGCAACTACTCCTATGCAGACCTCATTACCCAAGCCATCGAGAGCTCCCCCGAGAAAAGGCTGACCTTGTCCCAAATCTATGACTGGATGGTGAGGTCTGTGCCATATTTCAAGGACAAAGGCGACAGCAACAGCTCTGCTGGCTGGAAG AACTCCATCCGACACAATCTGTCCCTCCATAGTCGTTTTGTGAAAGTCCAGAATGAAGGAACAGGAAAAAGCTCCTGGTGGATGGTTAACCCGGAGGgtggaaaaggagggaaagctCCACGACGACGAGCTGTATCCATGGATAACAGCAAGTACATCAAAGGAGCCAGAGGACGTGCCACCAAGAAGAAAGCCTCACTGCAAGCCGCCCAAGACGGTAGCTCAGAGAGCTCCTCAAGCCTCTCCAAATGGACAGGAAGTCCCACCTCCCGCAGCAGTGATGAGCTGGATGCCTGGACAGACTTCCGCTCCCGGACCAATTCCAACGCCAGCACACTGAGCGGTCGTCTGTCACCAATTCTGGCCAACCTGGAGCTGGACGAGGTGCCTGACGATGATTCCCCCCTCTCCCCGATGCTGTACTCCAGCCCCAGCAGCATGTCGCCGTCCACGGGGCCAACAGGGCTCTCTGACCTGGCAGGTACCATGAACCTCAATGACAGGCTCTCCGACAACCTGATGGACGACCTTTTAGACAATATAAGCCTGACAGCATCCCAGCAGCCTCCTCCTGGAGAGGAAGACAATGGAGCCAATGGTCAGGGGAGCTCGGTGTTTACCTTCAGCTGCTCAGGAAGCAGTCTGGGTAGCCCCTCTGGCAGCTACGGGCCTAACCCCCTTTTTAGCCCGCCGTCCATCACAAGCCTTCGTCAGTCGCCCATGCAGACCATCCAGGAGAACAAGCAGACCACCTTCTCCTGTATGTCGCACTTCAGCGACCACCAGACCCTGCAGGATCTGCTCAGCCTGGACTCCCACAGCCCCAGCAATGTCTTGCTTACCCAGTCCGACCCGCTGATGTCACAGGCCAGCACAGCCATCACCCTGCAGAACTCCCGCCGTAATGCCATGCTGCTGCGCAAAGACCACCTGTTGGTGAACCACACCACCGCAGGTCAGGCCCAAAGCTCTTCAGTGCCTGGTTGGCAAGCTGGCTTGTCAACCTCAGACAACGGAGGCCTGGGGCTGAGCGGTGAGGCCGGCCACCCCAGCGTCAAGCAGCCGCACCTGAAGTCTCCCAGCAAGAACGCCTCTATGCAGCTCGGCTCTGGTTTGTCCGGCCAGGACCGCTTTCCCGCTGATCTGGACCTCGATGTGTTCAACGGCAGTCTCGAGTGTGACATGGACTCCATTATTCGCAACGAATTGATGGACGCAGATTGCCTGGACCTCAGCTTCGACTCTCGCCTCACCTCTGCCCAGAACGCCAACAGGAATTCAGGAAGCTTCTCCAGCTCGAAACAGACCTCCCCTCAGAGCTGGGTCCCGAGCTGA